One Hyla sarda isolate aHylSar1 unplaced genomic scaffold, aHylSar1.hap1 scaffold_2098, whole genome shotgun sequence DNA window includes the following coding sequences:
- the ARRB2 gene encoding beta-arrestin-2 isoform X1 → MPGPPLAVGVFKKSSPNCKLTVYLGKRDFVDHLDRVDPVDGVVLVDTDYLKDRKVYVTLTCAFRYGREDLDVLGLSFRKDLFISTFQAYPPLPEERKPLTRLQERLVKKLGEQAHPFYFTVPQNLPCSVTLQPGPEDTGKACGVDYEIRAFCAKSMEEKMHKRNSVRLIIRKVQFAPEKAGPQPVAETTRHFLMSDRSLHLEASLDKELYYHGEPINVNVHVTNNSSKTVKRVKVSVRQYADICLFSTAQYKCPVAQIEQDDQVAASSTFCKVYTLTPLLSNNREKRGLALDGKLKHEDTNLASSTIVKEGSSKEVLGILVSYKVKVKLVVSRGGDVAVELPFVLMHPKPPEPLTRQLSEFPQTDIPVDTNLIEFDTNFLQDDDIVFEDFARLRLKGLKDDKDDDEAYC, encoded by the exons CGTCTTCAAGAAATCCAGCCCGAATTGTAAG CTAACAGTCTACCTGGGGAAGAGAGACTTTGTGGATCACCTTGATCGAGTAGATCCTGTTG ACGGAGTGGTTCTGGTTGATACCGATTACCTGAAGGACCGTAAAG TCTACGTCACCTTGACCTGTGCTTTCCGCTATGGCCGGGAGGATCTTGATGTCTTGGGCCTGTCCTTCCGGAAGGACCTCTTCATCTCCACGTTCCAGGCTTACCCCCCACTACCAGAAGAGAGGAAACCCCTCACCCGGCTGCAGGAACGACTGGTCAAGAAGCTGGGGGAGCAGGCACACCCCTTCTACTTCACT GTACCACAGAATTTGCCATGTTCAGTGACGCTCCAGCCAGGACCAGAGGACACTGGAAAG gcctGTGGTGTCGATTATGAAATCCGTGCCTTCTGCGCCAAATCCATGGAGGAAAAGATGCACAAAAG GAACTCCGTACGTCTGATCATCAGGAAGGTGCAGTTTGCCCCGGAGAAGGCGGGACCCCAGCCTGTAGCGGAGACCACCCGGCATTTCCTGATGTCTGACCGCTCCCTTCACCTGGAGGCTTCTCTGGACAAGGAG CTCTATTACCATGGAGAGCCCATCAATGTGAACGTGCACGTAACCAATAACTCCAGCAAGACGGTCAAGAGGGTGAAGGTGTCCG TCCGACAATACGCCGACATCTGTCTGTTCAGCACCGCCCAGTACAAGTGCCCGGTGGCTCAGATTGAACAGGA TGACCAGGTGGCCGCCAGTTCCACGTTCTGTAAAGTTTACACGCTCACCCCTCTGCTGTCCAACAACCGGGAGAAGAGGGGCCTGGCCCTAGATGGGAAGCTGAAGCACGAGGACACCAACCTGGCATCGAGTACCAT AGTCAAGGAGGGCTCCAGTAAAGAGGTGCTGGGGATACTGGTTTCCTACAAAGTGAAGGTGAAACTCGTAGTGTCACGAGGAGG TGATGTCGCTGTGGAGCTGCCTTTTGTCCTAATGCATCCAAAGCCCCCAGAGCCGCTGACACGTCAACTGTCCG AATTCCCTCAGACGGACATCCCGGTTGACACAAATCTCATAGAATTTGATACAAA CTTCCTCCAGGACGATGACATTGTATTTGAAGACTTCGCCCGACTGCGGCTCAAGGGACTAAAAGACGACAAGGACGACGACGAAGCCTACTGCTAG
- the ARRB2 gene encoding beta-arrestin-2 isoform X2 → MGERAGTRVFKKSSPNCKLTVYLGKRDFVDHLDRVDPVDGVVLVDTDYLKDRKVYVTLTCAFRYGREDLDVLGLSFRKDLFISTFQAYPPLPEERKPLTRLQERLVKKLGEQAHPFYFTVPQNLPCSVTLQPGPEDTGKACGVDYEIRAFCAKSMEEKMHKRNSVRLIIRKVQFAPEKAGPQPVAETTRHFLMSDRSLHLEASLDKELYYHGEPINVNVHVTNNSSKTVKRVKVSVRQYADICLFSTAQYKCPVAQIEQDDQVAASSTFCKVYTLTPLLSNNREKRGLALDGKLKHEDTNLASSTIVKEGSSKEVLGILVSYKVKVKLVVSRGGDVAVELPFVLMHPKPPEPLTRQLSEFPQTDIPVDTNLIEFDTNFLQDDDIVFEDFARLRLKGLKDDKDDDEAYC, encoded by the exons CGTCTTCAAGAAATCCAGCCCGAATTGTAAG CTAACAGTCTACCTGGGGAAGAGAGACTTTGTGGATCACCTTGATCGAGTAGATCCTGTTG ACGGAGTGGTTCTGGTTGATACCGATTACCTGAAGGACCGTAAAG TCTACGTCACCTTGACCTGTGCTTTCCGCTATGGCCGGGAGGATCTTGATGTCTTGGGCCTGTCCTTCCGGAAGGACCTCTTCATCTCCACGTTCCAGGCTTACCCCCCACTACCAGAAGAGAGGAAACCCCTCACCCGGCTGCAGGAACGACTGGTCAAGAAGCTGGGGGAGCAGGCACACCCCTTCTACTTCACT GTACCACAGAATTTGCCATGTTCAGTGACGCTCCAGCCAGGACCAGAGGACACTGGAAAG gcctGTGGTGTCGATTATGAAATCCGTGCCTTCTGCGCCAAATCCATGGAGGAAAAGATGCACAAAAG GAACTCCGTACGTCTGATCATCAGGAAGGTGCAGTTTGCCCCGGAGAAGGCGGGACCCCAGCCTGTAGCGGAGACCACCCGGCATTTCCTGATGTCTGACCGCTCCCTTCACCTGGAGGCTTCTCTGGACAAGGAG CTCTATTACCATGGAGAGCCCATCAATGTGAACGTGCACGTAACCAATAACTCCAGCAAGACGGTCAAGAGGGTGAAGGTGTCCG TCCGACAATACGCCGACATCTGTCTGTTCAGCACCGCCCAGTACAAGTGCCCGGTGGCTCAGATTGAACAGGA TGACCAGGTGGCCGCCAGTTCCACGTTCTGTAAAGTTTACACGCTCACCCCTCTGCTGTCCAACAACCGGGAGAAGAGGGGCCTGGCCCTAGATGGGAAGCTGAAGCACGAGGACACCAACCTGGCATCGAGTACCAT AGTCAAGGAGGGCTCCAGTAAAGAGGTGCTGGGGATACTGGTTTCCTACAAAGTGAAGGTGAAACTCGTAGTGTCACGAGGAGG TGATGTCGCTGTGGAGCTGCCTTTTGTCCTAATGCATCCAAAGCCCCCAGAGCCGCTGACACGTCAACTGTCCG AATTCCCTCAGACGGACATCCCGGTTGACACAAATCTCATAGAATTTGATACAAA CTTCCTCCAGGACGATGACATTGTATTTGAAGACTTCGCCCGACTGCGGCTCAAGGGACTAAAAGACGACAAGGACGACGACGAAGCCTACTGCTAG